One segment of Cervus canadensis isolate Bull #8, Minnesota chromosome 32, ASM1932006v1, whole genome shotgun sequence DNA contains the following:
- the CLDN15 gene encoding claudin-15 isoform X1, translated as MPVPLCCRARLAVSSDGPAGKRRDPGRGQETNRRRTWATEEAEAAACLPLFPSPAWTTLLGHSPLRFPRGPAPPRLWGPGLPSGPVSHHARGCGDLRLLPHSRGAADAGGDPGAQQLASVHRARERHHRQHHLREPLVQLCHRLHGSPQLLGVPVHAGPLRLESRRRGKGRLWDPWLRPASPGYIQACRALMITAILLGFLGLLLGMVGLRCTNIGGLELSRKTKLAAAAGALHILAGLAGFSGSSPRYLRDGGRLLVRLQHHQGLLRPLVRWNQVRAGPCPLPGLERLPACHPGRHLPLLQLLLLSGLGPRRRRPASLQGPRDTGRQPRCPSARCSLG; from the exons ATGCCTGTGCCGCTTTG CTGCCGTGCGCGCTTGGCTGTTTCCTCTGACGGACCTGCGGGGAAGCGAAGAGACccggggagagggcaggagacaAACCGGAGACGGACCTGGGCCACGGAAGAGGCCGAGGCTGCggcctgcctccctctctttccctcgcCTGCCTGGACCACCCTCCTTGGCCACAGCCCCCTCAGGTTCCCCCggggcccagcccctccccgtCTCTGGGGCCCCGGGCTCCCCTCGGGGCCTGTGTCCCACcatgcccgtggctgtggagatCTTCGGCTTCTTCCTCACAGCCGTGGGGCTGCTGATGCTGGGGGTGACCCTGGCGCACAGCAGCTGGCGAGTGTCCACCGTGCACGGGAACGTCATCACCGCCAACACCATCTTCGAGAACCTCTGGTACAGCTGTGCCACCGACTCCATGGGAGTCCACAACTGCTGGGAGTTCCCGTCCATGCTGGCCCTCTCCG GCTGGAGAGCAGACGGAGGGGAAAGGGCCGGCTCTGGGACCCATGGCTGCGCCCCGCCTCCCCAGGGTACATCCAGGCCTGCCGGGCGCTCATGATCACCGCCAtcctcctgggcttcctgggCCTCCTCCTAGGCATGGTGGGGCTGCGCTGCACGAACATTGGGGGCCTGGAGCTCTCCAGGAAAACCAAGCTGGCAGCCGCCGCAGGAGCCCTACACATCCTGGCTG GCCTAGCTGGGTTCTCCGGTTCCTCCCCCAGGTATCTGCGGGATGGTGGCCGTCTCCTGGTACGCCTTCAACATCACCAGGGACTTCTTCGACCCCTTGTACGCTGGAACCAA GTACGAGCTGGGCCCTGCCCTCTACCTGGGCTGGAGCGCCTGCCTGCTTGCCATCCTGGGCGGCATCTGCCTCTTCTCCAACTGCTGCTGCTCTCGGGACTGGGACCCCGCCGCCGG CGCCCAGCTTCCCTACAAGGCCCCCGTGATACCGGCCGCCAGCCTCGCTGCCCGTCTGCCCGCTGCAGCCTCGGATGA
- the CLDN15 gene encoding claudin-15 isoform X2 yields the protein MPVAVEIFGFFLTAVGLLMLGVTLAHSSWRVSTVHGNVITANTIFENLWYSCATDSMGVHNCWEFPSMLALSGYIQACRALMITAILLGFLGLLLGMVGLRCTNIGGLELSRKTKLAAAAGALHILAGICGMVAVSWYAFNITRDFFDPLYAGTKYELGPALYLGWSACLLAILGGICLFSNCCCSRDWDPAAGAQLPYKAPVIPAASLAARLPAAASDEEGDSSFGKYGKNAYV from the exons atgcccgtggctgtggagatCTTCGGCTTCTTCCTCACAGCCGTGGGGCTGCTGATGCTGGGGGTGACCCTGGCGCACAGCAGCTGGCGAGTGTCCACCGTGCACGGGAACGTCATCACCGCCAACACCATCTTCGAGAACCTCTGGTACAGCTGTGCCACCGACTCCATGGGAGTCCACAACTGCTGGGAGTTCCCGTCCATGCTGGCCCTCTCCG GGTACATCCAGGCCTGCCGGGCGCTCATGATCACCGCCAtcctcctgggcttcctgggCCTCCTCCTAGGCATGGTGGGGCTGCGCTGCACGAACATTGGGGGCCTGGAGCTCTCCAGGAAAACCAAGCTGGCAGCCGCCGCAGGAGCCCTACACATCCTGGCTG GTATCTGCGGGATGGTGGCCGTCTCCTGGTACGCCTTCAACATCACCAGGGACTTCTTCGACCCCTTGTACGCTGGAACCAA GTACGAGCTGGGCCCTGCCCTCTACCTGGGCTGGAGCGCCTGCCTGCTTGCCATCCTGGGCGGCATCTGCCTCTTCTCCAACTGCTGCTGCTCTCGGGACTGGGACCCCGCCGCCGG CGCCCAGCTTCCCTACAAGGCCCCCGTGATACCGGCCGCCAGCCTCGCTGCCCGTCTGCCCGCTGCAGCCTCGGATGAAGAGGGCGACAGCAGCTTTGGCAAGTACGGGAAGAACGCTTATGTGTAG
- the ZNHIT1 gene encoding zinc finger HIT domain-containing protein 1 codes for MVEKKTSVRSQDPGQRRVLDRAARQRRINRQLEALENDNFQDDPHAGLPQLGKRLPQFDDDADTGKKKKKTRGDHFKLRFRKNFQALLEEQNLSVAEGPNYLTACAGPPSRPQRPFCAVCGFPSPYTCVSCGARYCTVRCLGTHQETRCLKWTV; via the exons ATGGTGGAGAAGAAAACTTCGG TTCGCTCCCAGGACCCTGGACAGCGGCGGGTGCTGGACCGGGCAGCCCGGCAGCGGCGCATCAACAGGCAGCTCGAGGCCTTGGAGAATGACAACTTCCAGGACGACCCCCACGCGGGCCTCCCCCAGCTGGGCAAGCGGCTGCCTCAGTTTGATGACGATGCAGACACTG gaaagaaaaagaagaaaacacgaGGTGATCATTTTAAGCTCCGCTTCCGAAAAAACTTTCAGGCCTTGCTGGAGGAGCAG AACCTGAGTGTGGCCGAGGGTCCTAACTACCTGACGGCCTGCGCGGGACCCCCGTCCCGGCCCCAGCGTCCCTTCTGTGCTGTCTGCGGCTTCCCCTCCCCCTACACCTGCGTCAGCTGTGGTGCCCGGTACTGCACTGTGCGCTGTCTGGGCACCCACCAGGAGACCAG GTGCCTGAAGTGGACCGTGTGA
- the FIS1 gene encoding mitochondrial fission 1 protein isoform X1 codes for MEAVLNELVSVEDLLKFERKFQSEKAAGSVSKSTQFEYAWCLVRSKYNDDIRKGLALLEELLPKGSKEEQRDYVFYLAVGNYRLKEYEKALKYVRGLLQTEPQNSQAKELERLIDKAMKKDGLVGMAIVGGMALGVAGLAGLIGLAVSKSKS; via the exons ATGGAGGCCGTGCTGAACGAGTTGGTGTCTGTGGAGGACCTGCTG AAATTTGAAAGGAAATTTCAATCTGAGAAGGCAGCAGGCTCGGTGTCCAAGAGCACGCAGTTTGAATATGCCTGGTGCCTGGTGCGAAGCAAGTACAACGACGACATCCGTAAAGGCCTTGCTCTGCTGGAGG AGCTGCTGCCCAAAGGGAGCAAAGAGGAGCAGCGGGATTACGTCTTCTACCTGGCTGTGGGGAACTACCGACTCAAG GAATATGAAAAGGCCCTAAAGTATGTGCGAGGGCTGCTGCAGACAGAGCCGCAGAACAGCCAGGCCAAAGAACTGGAACGGCTCATTGACAAGGCCATGAAGAAAG ATGGACTAGTGGGCATGGCCATCGTTGGAGGCATGGCCCTGGGCGTGGCGGGACTGGCTGGACTCATCGGACTTGCTGTGTCCAAGTCCAAATCCTGA